One window from the genome of Cyprinus carpio isolate SPL01 chromosome B1, ASM1834038v1, whole genome shotgun sequence encodes:
- the LOC109092252 gene encoding protein-lysine methyltransferase METTL21E-like: MHFYFHTCCSPPAGAKVTSTDLPDVLGNLRHNVNRNTRGLCRHEPLVTELSWGQQLEERFPRNTCHYDYIMAADVVYAHPYLQQLMETFMHLCSDHTVILWAMRFRLDPENSFVDTFKKHFHLEELYNLPSLRIKLYRAQKRRV; encoded by the exons ATGCACTTCTATTTC CATACCTGTTGTTCTCCACCTGCAGGTGCAAAGGTGACGTCCACGGACCTGCCGGATGTCCTGGGTAATCTGAGACACAACGTGAACCGTAACACCAGAGGACTCTGCAGACACGAGCCGCTTGTGACCGAGCTCAGCTGGGGGCAACAGCTGGAGGAGCGATTCCCGCGCAACACCTGCCACTACGACTACATCATGGCCGCAGACGTGGTGTACGCGCATCCGTACCTGCAGCAGCTGATGGAGACCTTCATGCACCTGTGTTCAGACCACACCGTCATCCTGTGGGCCATGAGGTTCCGTCTGGATCCGGAGAACAGCTTCGTGGACACATTTAAGAAGCACTTTCACCTGGAGGAACTTTACAACCTGCCCAGCCTGCGGATAAAGCTGTACCGCGCACAGAAACGACGCGTTTGA
- the trmt10c gene encoding tRNA methyltransferase 10 homolog C, with protein sequence MMMFLRSRSLALSCFRTSIRAFSSSRGAGKDASEESALDLDAWKTVMRSQALREESESESPSRSALDDNRELVEMWHQAGKFVPKNITDEQLQDLTRLATRSAKKKYLKFLAIKESHKISKKEKQERKKSEREAETVTFKVGYNLKSY encoded by the coding sequence ATGATGATGTTCCTGCGCTCGCGTTCACTGGCACTGAGCTGCTTCAGAACCTCCATCAGAGCCTTCAGCTCCAGCCGCGGCGCTGGGAAAGATGCGTCAGAAGAAAGCGCTCTGGATCTGGACGCCTGGAAGACGGTGATGAGGTCTCAAGCGCTGCGGGaggagagcgagagcgagagtcCGAGTCGCTCGGCGCTGGACGATAACCGTGAGCTGGTGGAGATGTGGCATCAGGCCGGCAAGTTCGTGCCCAAGAACATCACAGACGAGCAGCTGCAGGATCTCACTCGGCTCGCGACCAGATCCGCCAAGAAGAAATACCTCAAGTTCCTGGCCATTAAAGAGTCCCACAAGATCTCCAAGAAAGAGAAGCAGGAGAGGAAGAAATCCGAGAGAGAAGCGGAAACTGTGACTTTTAAAGTAGGCTACAATTTGAAAagctattaa